A window of Halobellus ruber genomic DNA:
GTACCGACTCCAGGCGTGTCCGTTCTGCGAGCGCGTCGTTCGGGCGCTCGACGACCTCGACATCGAGTACGAGTCCCGGTTCGTCGAGCCGATGCACTCCGAACGGAACGCCGTCAAGCGCATCTCCGGCAAGCGG
This region includes:
- a CDS encoding glutaredoxin family protein, which gives rise to MSDTDDGITLYRLQACPFCERVVRALDDLDIEYESRFVEPMHSERNAVKRISGKRSVPALVDGNTGVTMSESANIVEYLERTYGDGGVA